The following are from one region of the Silene latifolia isolate original U9 population chromosome 9, ASM4854445v1, whole genome shotgun sequence genome:
- the LOC141601172 gene encoding uncharacterized protein LOC141601172: MKDILTNKKSISQMEIIAFVDASSAIQQGNSSPKLQDPGSFSIPCKISDTRIEKALCELGSSVSVMPYSVCAKLGMGELKCTSMTLQIADRSTKKPLGVLEDVPVRVGKFFIPVEFAILDMAEDAHIPIIFGIPFLQTARVVIDVKNGMLALE, encoded by the coding sequence ATGAAGGATATCCTCACAAACAAGAAGTCCATTAGCCAAATGGAAATAATTGCTTTTGTCGATGCTTCTAGTGCTATCCAACAAGGTAATTCATCACCAAAGCTACAAGATCCCGGGAGTTTCTCCATCCCTTGCAAAATTAGTGATACAAGAATTGAGAAGGCACTATGTGAACTTGGATCAAGTGTAAGCGTGATGCCTTACTCGGTTTGTGCAAAGCTTGGGATGGGAGAGTTAAAGTGCACAAGTATGACGCTTCAAATAGCGGATCGCTCTACAAAGAAACCCCTAGGAGTCTTGGAAGATGTACCGGTTAGGGTGGgaaagttctttattcccgtagaaTTTGCCATCTTAGACATGGCGGAAGATGCTCATATCCCAATCATATTTGGAATACCATTCTTGCAAACCGCTAGAGTGGTAATAGATGTGAAAAATGGAATGCTTGCCTTGGAGTAG